Proteins encoded in a region of the Zea mays cultivar B73 chromosome 2, Zm-B73-REFERENCE-NAM-5.0, whole genome shotgun sequence genome:
- the LOC100278430 gene encoding uncharacterized protein LOC100278430 produces MGADRFPSVAEGGLGGEALYCAVILWLSVTSWIIFTWAGDGGEGGRRRRGGGRSRGSPAFVGASGLCDGTGPECSGGYGICGTCLD; encoded by the coding sequence ATGGGGGCCGATCGCTTCCCGAGCGTGGCGGAGGGCGGCCTCGGCGGCGAGGCGCTCTACTGCGCGGTCATCCTGTGGCTGTCCGTGACGTCGTGGATCATCTTCACCTGGGCCGGCGACGGCGGGGAAggcgggaggaggcggcggggcggCGGTCGCAGCCGCGGGAGCCCAGCGTTCGTCGGCGCGTCGGGGCTCTGCGACGGCACCGGGCCCGAATGCAGCGGCGGCTACGGCATCTGCGGCACCTGCCTCGACTAG